DNA from Litorilinea aerophila:
CTCAAGAAATCCAGGCAAATCTGGTTCTATTGGATGAGAAGGAAGCGCGCAAGGTAGCCCGTCGGTTAGGACTACCAACTTTGGGTACAGTAGGAATGTTGATTTGGGCCACGAAGCAAAAAATCATTCCGAGTCTGCGTGTAGAATTAGATCGGTTGCGGGAGGAAGGGGGATTTCGGTTGGGCGAGGATGTATATCAGATCGCCTTGCAACAGGTAGGTGAAGCTTAAACCTCTGTTTCGTACTGCTAAGCCTACTGGGGTAGGGTAAATCTGGCCGCAACCGTAGGGACAGGCCCCACGGGCAGCACGCCTGGGGTGGCCCGTTTCGGGCGGGCATGGGGGCCCACCCCTACAGCCCTTCATCCCATCTCCTTTCAGGATTCCACCCCGCCCGGATGGAATCCGCACCGACTGACCCAATTTGGAACCGCACCCTGGCCAGAATCCACTCCCCACTCCCGGTCACCACAGGCTGTGCTATAATCATCGGTAGCACGGGCGATTCCACATGGCGGAGGATGCATAGTGGCGATTCGCTATACCCGGCATGCCCGTTATAAATTTGAAGTGTTGGAACGGCATGGATTTCCGGTAACGGAAAGTCAGATCGCCGACACATTAGCCAGGCCAGACATTGTGATCCAGCAGCCGGAAGGACGGTATATCGCTCAGAAACGGCTTACAGAACGCCATGTTCTGCGTGTCGTCTATCGCCACGAGAACAGCGACCTGGTGGTGATTACTTTTTATCCCGGCAGGAGGGCACGGTATGAAGATCCAGTATGACCGAGAAGAAGATGTGTTGACAATTGAGGTCATGCCCCAAGGCACCATCGATCATGCCGAACAGACAGACTCCATGATCGCCCACTTTACCGCGGATGGGCAGTTGGTGCTGCTGGAGATCCTGGACGCCAGCCACTTCCTGACTTCAGTCCTCCAGGTCGCTCTGCGTGGAGAACAGATGCTGGCTTAGGCGAGACAGGCCGTAGGGACAGGCCCCCGTGCCTATCCGTTCAGGCGGATGACGGGCC
Protein-coding regions in this window:
- a CDS encoding DUF4258 domain-containing protein, yielding MAIRYTRHARYKFEVLERHGFPVTESQIADTLARPDIVIQQPEGRYIAQKRLTERHVLRVVYRHENSDLVVITFYPGRRARYEDPV
- a CDS encoding DUF2283 domain-containing protein; its protein translation is MKIQYDREEDVLTIEVMPQGTIDHAEQTDSMIAHFTADGQLVLLEILDASHFLTSVLQVALRGEQMLA